The Ralstonia pickettii DTP0602 genome segment AGCCAGGCGTTGCCGGTCCATGGCGCACGGTTCGACACGCGCACCACCACGCGCTCGAGGATGTCCCACGCGACTTCCTCGCGCTGGCCGTCGGGGCGGTGCACCACCACGCGGTCGTCATACAGGTTGATGATGAAGGGGTCGGACGGATCGTGCCGGGTCCCGGCATTGCTGCCGGCGGTGTCCTGGCCGGGAAAGATCCTGCGCAGCCAGCCGATCATCGCGGGTCTCCGGAAGCAGGTTGTTGGTCGCGCATCAGCGCCTCGATTTCGTCGGCGCGCACCGGCACGCCGCGCGTGATCAGCTCGCAATCGCCGTCGGTGACGATGGCATCGTCCTCGATGCGGATGCCGATATGCCAGTAGCGCTCGGGCACGTCCTCGGCCGGGCGCACGTAAATGCCGGGCTCGATGGTCAGCACCATGCCGGGCTGCAGCGGGCGCCACGGGCGCTCGCCTTCACCGGTGTGGCTGGCCACGCGGTATTCGCCCACGTCGTGCACATCCATCCCGAGCCAGTGGCCGGTGCGGTGCATGTAGAAGCGGCGGTAGCTGCCGCTGGCGAGCACGTCATCGAGCGTGCCTTCCTTGTTGCGGTCGAGCAGGCCGGTATCGAGCATGCCCTGCGCCAGCACGCGCACGGCGGCGTCGTGCGGCTTGTTGTAGGGGACGCCCGCGCGGGTTTCGGCGATGGCGGCTTCCTGGGCGGCCACCACCAGGTCGTACAGCTCGCGCTGCGCCGGCGAGTAGCGGCCCGACACCGGGAAGGTGCGGGTGATATCCGAGGCGTAGCCGTCCAGCTCGCAGCCGGCGTCGATCAGGCACAGGTCGCCGTCCTTCAGCTCGGCCGGGCCGGCGCGGTAGTGCAGCACGCAGGCGTTGGGGCCGGCCGCGACGATCGAGTTGTAGGCCACGCTCTGCGCGCCGTGGCGACGGAATTCATAGAGCAGCTCGGCTTCGAGGTGGTACTCGCGCAGCCCGGCGCGCGTGGCCTGCATCGCGCGCACATGGGCGCCGGCGGAGATTTCGCCGGCCCGGCGCATGATGGCCAGCTCGCCCGCGTCCTTGAACAGGCGCATCTCGTCGAGCAGCTTGCGGATATCGAGCGCGACCGCGGGCGCGGCCACGCCGGCGCGGCCCTGCATGCGCACGGCGTCCATCCAGCGGCGCATCTGCACGTCGGTGCGGGTCGAGTCGGCCAGCGGGTAGGCCAGCTGGGCGCGGTTGGCCAGCAGCGACGGCAGCGTGGCGTCGATCTCTTCGACCGAATGCGCTTCATCGAAGCCGAATGCGGCGCGCGCGCCTTCCGGGCCGAAGCGGAAACCGTCCCAGATCTCGCGCTCTTCGTGCTTGGGGCGGCAGAACAGGATGCTGCGGTCGGCGTCGGCGGGGTCGCCGGGCGCGCCGGCCACCAGCACCAGCACGGCCTCGGGCTCGGTAAAGCCGGTCAGGTAGTAGAAATAGCTGTCGTGCCGGTACGGGTAGTCGCTGTCGCGGTTGCGCATGGCTTCCGGCGCGGTGGGCAGGATCGCCACGCCACCGCCACCGGCGCGCAGGTGCTGCAGCACACGGGCGCGGCGGTCGCGACAGGCGGCGAGGAGGGCGTTGTCGGGTGCGGACATGTCAGGGCCTGGATGAGGAGGATCAGGCCGATTCTACCGCCGCTGGGCGTCCCGCTGCGTCGGTGGAGCGAAAGCCGTGTGGCGCGGCGGGGTCCTGGCGTGCGCGCTAGCGCCCTTGCGCGGCGGCGCGGGCGGGTACCAGCGAGGCATCCAGCTCGGCCAGCTGCCCCGGCGTCCCCACATTCTCCCAGCGCCCGTCAAAACGCTCAGCGCTTGCGGTGCCGGCAGCGATGGCGGCGTGATAGGTCGGCGTCATCGCCACCCGGGTGCCGGGCGCGATGGCGGTGAAGAAGCGCGTGTCATACAGCCCGATGTTGCCGAAGGTGAGCCGTTCGCCATTTGCCGGATGCTCGTCCAGCGACAGCCGGCCTTGCGCATCCATCGCGAAGTCGCCGCGCGGATGGAACGGCGGGTTCGGCACCATCACCAGGTGCATGCGCGGCTCGGCCGCGCCGGCCAGCGCCGCGGCGCGCGGCAGCAGCGCGCGGAAGGCGTAGTCGCAGAAGATATCGCCGGACACGGCCAGGAAGATCTCGCCGCGCTCCGGGGCGTGCGACAGCAGCGGCAGGGCCTTGGCGATGCCGCCGGCGGTTTCCAGCGCCTCGCCTTCGGGCGAGTATGCAATGCGCACGCCGAAACGGCTGCCGTCGCCCAGCGCCGCCTCGATCTGCTCGCCCAGCCAGGCGTGGTTGATGACAATGTCGCGCAGGCCGGCACGCGCCAGCGCCTCGATCTTCCAGACGATCAGCGGCTTGCCGCCCACCGCCAGCAGCGGCTTGGGACGGCTATCGGTCAGCGGCCGCATGCGGTCGCCGCGGCCGGCGGCGAAGATCATGGTCTTTATCAAAACAGGGCCTCCAGGGCGAGCAGCGTGGCCATGCCGCCGGCAATGGTCCAGCCTACGCTGCGGGTACGTGCGGCAATCAGGATGGCGACCACGCCGGCCACCAGCCGCGCGTTGGTCGGGCTCAGGGCGAGCTCGCCGTGCTGCATCAGCAGGTCGGGCGCGATCAGCGCCGACAGCATGGCCGCCGGCACGAACTGCAGCGCGGTGCGGAACCACGACGGCAGCCGCACGCGGCCTTCCACGGCGATAAACGACAGGCGGATCAGGAAAGTGGCCAGGCCCGCGGCAAGGAAGACCCACAGCAGGGTCATCGAATTCATGCAGCCTCCTTGCCGGCCGACCCGGCATGGCTGGCTGCACGCGGACCCGGGCGGTTGCCGCGGCCCAGCACCAGCATGCCCACGGCAATGCCGCCAAGCGCAGCCACCATCAGGCCGAGCTTGTGCGGCAGGCTGTAGCAGGCCACCGCCAGCACAGTCGCAGCCAGCGCTGCGGCCACGTGCGAACGATGCTTCAGGCCCGGCACGATGATGCCGATGAAGGTCAGCGGCAGGAAGAAGTCCAGCGGCCAGTCGCGCGGCACCTGCGCGCCGACCAGCACGCCTGCCAGCGTCGACAGCTGCCAGCTGGCCCACAGCGCAAAGCCGCCGCCAAAGTAATACCAGTGGCGATACTGCGCACGCGGGCCGGTATCACCCAGCCGGTGCGTCATCGCGGCGAAGGCTTCGTCGGTCAGCAGGTAGGCGATCAGCGCCTTCCAGCGCCGCGGCAGGTGCGCCAGCGTGGGCGCGATGGTGGCGGAATACAGCGCGTGGCGCAGGTTGACCATCGCCACCGTCAGCGTGATCACCACCGCCGGCGTGCCGGCGGTCCACAGCTGGGTCAGGATCATCTGCGAGGCGCCCCCGAACACGATCGCGCTCATGGCGCAGGCCAGCCAGGCGGGCATGCCGGCACCGACGGCCAGCACGCCGTAGATCAGCCCGAACGGCACCACGCCCAGCAGCATCGGGGCGAGGGCGCGCGCGCCGGCCAGCCATTCGCCGGCGGCGGTGATGGCGGGCGCGCCATCGGGGTTCGGGCGGTTGGCTTCAGGCACGGCGCGTCAGAAGGTGTAGCCGGCCGGGCTGGCCACGCCTTCGAGCGCGTCCAGCAGCCGGATCAGCTTGCGCAGCTCAGTGTAGCGGCCGGCCACCTGGCGCGTGTACTTGAGCACCAGCGGCAGGTTGGCCAGGTAGCCGTCCTTGCCGTCGCGATGGTACAGGCGCGCGAAGATGCCCAGCACCTTCAGATGGCGCTGCAGGCCCATCCACTCGAAGTCGCGGTAGAACTCGCCGAAGTCGGCATTGACCGGCAGGCCGGCCTTGCGCGCGCGCTCCCAGTAGCGGATCAGCCAGTCCAGCTGCTGCTCCTCGTCCCATTCGATATAGGCGTCGCGCCACAGCGAGACCGCGTCATAGGTAATCGGGCCGATCACCGCGTCCTGGAAGTCCAGCACGCCCGGGTTGGCGCCGCCGTCGAGCACCATCAGGTTGCGCGAGTGGTAATCCCGGTGCACGTAGACCTGCGGCTGCGCCAGGTTGTTGGCAAGCAGCGTGTCCATCACTTCGCGCAGGTCGGCCTGCTGACCGTCGCTCAGCGTGGCCCCCAAATGTCTGGCTACATACCACTGCGGGAACAGGTCGAGCTCGCGCTGCAGCAGGGCGCGGTCGTAGGCCGGCAGCTCGCCGGGGCGCGTGGCGGCCTGAATGCGCACCAGCGCGGCGGCGGCGTCGGCATACATGCCGTGGGCGGTGGAATCGTCCAGCCGCGACAGGTAAGTCTGGCTGCCCAGGTCGGCCAGCAGCAGGAAGCCCTGCTCCAGGTCCTGCGCCAGCACCGTCGGCACGCTCACGCCGGCATCGCCAAAGAGCTTGCACACATGGATGAACGGACGGCAGTCCTCGTGCGCCGGCGGCGCGTCCATCACGATGGCGGTAGGGTGCGCCGGATGGCCGGTGCTGACGCGGAAATAGCGCCGGAAGCTGGCGTCGGCCGAGGCGGGGGCGCAGGAGTCAGGATCGGCGGACCATGCCGGTCCGAGTCCGGACACCCAGGCCTTGAGCTGGTCCAGGCGCGGGTCGTGGGGGAGAGCTGCCATACAGGAGGGGCGCGGAAATAAAGAAATGAAACCGAACGTAAGCCGGAAGAGGAGCTTTGGTTGCCCCGTATAATACCCGACCAGACCCGGGCGCCGGGCGGCCCCCGGGAGGGGCCTTTCGGTGCCCCGCAGCCTGCTCCCGGCGGGAGCTGGCGGCTTGCAGGCGGGCCGCAGCCGACGCCGAGACTGACAACCCGTGCGAATGACCGAACAACGACGAACACCGAATAACAGGGCCTTGCCTTCGCCTGCCATCGGCGCCGCCCCCCGGGCCAGGCGCGCCGCCGGCCTGCACGCGGGCGCGCTGCGGCCGCTGGTGCTGGCCATGGCCGGCTTGTCGGCCGGGGCCCAGGCGCAGATGTCCAGCTCGGCGATCCCCGACCTGGACCAGGCCGAGCCGGTGTTCGAAGCCGCGCCGGCCGTGCCCCAACTGCCCGCGGTCTCCGGCGAAATCGTGCCGCGGCTTGCCGAGCCCCCCACGAAGAGCGAGCCCGATTCCAACGCTCCCGTCTTTATCGAGGGCGACCGCATGACCGGCTACAGCGAGCGCGGGGTCGAGCTCGAAGGCCATGCCGAGCTGCGCCGCGACGGCGGCGTGATCAAGGGCGACAAGCTCAGCTACGACCAGGACACCGACGAGGCCTTTGCCCAGGGCAACGTGCGCATGTCGCGCAGCGGCACGCTGGCGGTCGGCCCCGAGGCCCGGGTGAAAGTCGAGGCCAACGAAGGCTACATGCTGTCGCCGGACTATTACTTCCAGCAGACCGGCGGCACCGGCAAGGCCGAGCGCATCGACTTCCTGGACAAGGATCGCAGTACCATCAAGCGCGCGTCGTACACCACCTGCTCGCCGGACAATGCCGACTGGTACTTCAGCGCGAACCAGATCGACCTGGACAGCGACCGCCAGGTGGGCGTGGCTTACGGCGGCGTGCTGAATTTCTTCGGCGTGCCGGTCGCGGCGGCGCCGGTGTTCAGCTTCCCGCTCAACGACGATCGCCGCAGCGGTTTCCTGCCGCCGCTGATGGGCTACGGCTCGCGCTCGGGCTTCGACCTGACGACGCCGTACTACGTCAATATCGCGCCCAACCGCGACCTGACGATCTACCCGCGCCTGATGACCGAGCGCGGCCTGCAACTTGGCGGCGAGTACCGCTACCTGGGCCAGGGCTACTCCGGGCGCGTGCGCGCCGAGTTCCTGCCCGACGACCAGAAGACCAACTCGAACCGCTGGGCCTACTCGATCCAGCACAACCAGAACCTGGCCAAGGGGCTCAACGCCTACCTGAATATCAACCGGGTCTCCGACGACCAGTACCCGGACGATTTCAACCGCAGCGTGGCGCAGTCCGCGCAACGTCAGTACCTGCAGGAAGGCGGCGTCACCTACAACTGGCAGGATTTCTTCCTGATGGCGCGGGTGCAGAAGTTCCAGACCCTGCGCCCGAGCGAGCCGTCCTACGAGCGCGTGCCGCAGCTCAACGGCAAGTACCTGCGCTATGACCTGGGCGGCTTTGACGTGCAGGTCGAGGCGGACTACACGCGTTTCCGCATCCCGCTGACGTCCACCGGCTTCCAGCAGCCGCAGGGCGAGCGCATGTACATCCAGCCGAGCATCAGCTACCCGATTGTGCGCGCGGGCTGGTACGTGACGCCGAAGGTCACCTTTAACGCGACCCAGTACCAGATGGAGTCGGCCACCAACACACCGACCGCGCAGGACAACTTTTCGCGCGTGCTGCCGACCGTCAGCCTGGACTCGGGCATGACCTTCGAGCGCGATGCGCCCAGCATCAGCCGGATGTTCGGCGTGAACTACGTGCAGACGCTGGAACCGCGTTTGTTCTACGTCTACACGCCGTTCCGCGACCAGAGCCAGTTCCCGCTGTTCGATACGGTGCAGTCGGACTTCGGCTACGGGCAGATCTTCAGCGAGAACCCGTTCACCGGCTATGACCGCATCGCCGACAACAACAAGCTGACCGGCGGCCTGACCACGCGCCTGATCGAGGCCGATACCGGCATCGAACGCTTCCGCGGCACCATCGCGCAGCGCTACGACTTTACCGGGCAGCGCGTGCAGATCAACGGTACCGTCGCCGATCCGAAGCCGGGCGCCTCGGACCTGCTGGCGGCCACCACCATCCAGATGTTCCGTGGCTACTATCTGGACATGGGTGTGCAGTACAACCTGGATACGGACCGGATCAACTATGGCAACGTGGCGTTCGCGTACCGCCCGGAGCCGCGCAAGGTGATCAATGCGGGCTACCGCTATCGTCGCCCGACCACGGTGACGGACAATACCGCGATCGACCAGTTCGAGGTGTCGGGCCAGTGGCCGATCACGCGCCGGGCCTATGGCATCGCGCGCTTTGCCTTCGACCTGGCCGCCAGCCAGATGGTCGACACGCTGGCCGGCATCGAGTACGCGGCGGACTGCTGGGTCGGCCGCGTGGTCTACCAGCGTTTCCGCAACACCACGCAGGGTTACACCGGGCGGGTCTTCCTGCAGGTGGAGTTCCGTGGCCTTTCCAAGATCGGTTCCAACCCGTTGAATATCCTCCGCCTGAACGTGCCGGGCTACGAGCCCGTGACCGCCAAGCCGGTGCCAACGACCCAGTTCGATCACTATGAATGACGGATTAAGATGAAACGTCAAGAATTCGCTGTGTTTTCCTTTCTCCTGACGTCGTGGCACCGCCTGCTGCTGCCCGCCGTGCTGGCGGCGCTGGCCCTGCCCGCCGCCGCCCAGCTCAAGGCGCCCGGGGCGTCGCGCGCCACTGGCATCTTCGTGCCGCAGTCCTCCGACGTCACCGCGCCGGCGAGCCAGCCCAAGCTGGGCGTGCCGCAAGCCGGCGGCCAGAAGCGTTCGCAACTGGTCGACGAAGTGGTCGCGGTGGTCAATAACGGCGTGATCACGCGGCGCGAGCTGCTCGACCGCGCCGACGAGATCGAAGGCCAGCTGCGCGCCGCCGGCCGCCCGGTGCCGCAGCGCCCCGACCTGCTGGGTGAGGTGCTGGAGCGCCTGGTGATGGAGCGCGTGCAGATCCAGGCCGCGCAGGACGCCGGCATCCGCGTGACCGACCAGGAAATCGACCGCGCCATCGAATCGGTGGCGCAGCAGAACCGCATGAACGCCACCGAGCTGCGCCGCCGCGTGGAAGGCAGCGGCATGACCTGGACCAAGTACCGCGATGAGCTGCGCAAGCAGGTGCAGGTGATCCGCCTGCGCGAGCGCGAGGTCGATTCGAAGGTGCAGGTCTACGACGGCGAGATCGACAACTACCTGGCAGCCCGCGGCGGCCAGGGCGCCACCGGCGGCCCGACCGAGTACAACGTGGCGCAGATCCTCGTGCGCGTGCCCGAGAACGCCTCGGACGCGCAGAAGCAGGCACTGCGCGCCAAGGCCGAAGGGTTGCTCAAGCAGGCCCAGGGCGGCGCCGATTTCGCGCAGCTGGCGCAGGCCAATTCCGAAGGTGCAGAGGCCGCCCAGGGCGGTTCGATGGGCTTCCGCGAGATCGGCCGCCTGCCGACGCAGTTCGCCAATGCGGTGGTCGACCTGCAGGCCGGCGGCGTTGCGCCGCAGGTGGTGGAGAGCGCCGCCGGCTTCCACGTGGTCAAGCTGGTGGCCAAGCGCGCGGGCGCGCCATCCGACCCGGCCGCGGCAGGGAAGATCACCCAGACCCAGGTGCGCCATATCCTGATCCGCACCGGCCCCAACATGCCCGAGGCCGAGGCGCGCCGCCAGCTCAGCACGCTGCGCGACCGCATCACCCACGGCGGCGATTTTGCCGACGCGGCCAAGCGCTTCTCGCAGGACGGCTCTGCGCAGAACGGCGGCGACCTCGGCTGGGTCTCGCCGGGCGAGCTGGTGCCCGAGTTCGAGCAGGCCATGAGCCGCCTGCGCCCGAACGAGATCTCGGAGCCGGTGGTCACGCAGTTCGGCGTGCACCTGATCCAGGTGCTGAACCGCCGCGAGACCGAGCTCTCGCCCGAGAAGCAGCGCGACTTTGCCCGCGCGGAAGTCCGCGAACAGAAGCTGCGCGCCGCGTATGATGACTGGGTACGCCAGCTGCGCTCGCAGGCGTACGTGGAGTACCGCGTCAACCGCCAGCGCTGAAGCGCGCGCCGGATCTGCCCCGACCTGCCATGCCCGACCCCCTAGCCCTGGCCATCTCGACCGGTGAACCCGCCGGCATCGGCCCCGATATCACCATCGGGGCGTTGCTGCAGCTCACCGGCGCCAACAACGGCGGCAATGGCGGCAGCGGGCACTACCGCTTCCATGTGCTGGGCGATGCCCGCCTGCTGGCCGATCGCGCCGCGGCGCTGGGCGCCACCCACGCCTGGGAGCGGCGCATTGCCGACGGCGATGTGGTGATCGAGCACATCCCGCTGGCCGTGGCGTGCGAGCCCGGGCGGCTCGATGCGCGCAACGGCCGCTATGTGCTGGCGCTGCTGGATGCCGCCATCGCCGGCTGCCGCGCGCATGGCAAGCGCGCGCCCCGATATGCAGCGATGGTCACGGCGCCGGTGCAGAAGAGCACCATCAACGACGCCGGCGTGCCCTTCACCGGCCATACCGAATACCTGGCCGAGAGCGCCCGCGTGCCGCGCGTGGTGATGATGCTGGCCGGCCCGCAGCCCGCGCACGACGGCGCCATGCTGCGCGTGGCGCTGGCCACCACCCACCTGCCGCTGCGCGCGGTGCCCGACGCGCTTTCCATCCCGCTGCTGCGGCAGACGCTGACGATCGTCGACGCCGACCTGCGCCGCTACTTCGGCATCGGGCGTCCGCGCATCCTGGTGACGGGGCTGAACCCGCACGCCGGCGAAAGCGGCCATATGGGCCGCGAAGAGATCGACATCATCGAGCCGGCGCTGGCGCAGGCGCGCGACGCCGGCATCGACGCGCGCGGCCCGTACCCGGCCGACACGCTGTTCCAGCCGCGCCACCTGCGCGATGCCGACTGCGTGCTGGCGATGTACCATGACCAGGGGCTGGCGCCGCTGAAATACGGCACTTTCGGCCACGGCGTGAACATCACGCTGGGGCTGCCCTTTATCCGTACCTCGGTGGACCACGGCACCGCGCTGGACCTGGCCGGTACCGGCCAGGCCGAGCACGGCAGCATGATCGAGGCCATCCGCAGTGCGGTCACCATGGCCGGCCACGCCAACGGCCGGCACCCCGGCGGCAACGGCGCTACGGGCCATCCCGCCCATACCAGTTCCGGCATGCAGCCGCCATGCTGAAGCCGGACGAATAAACCCCATGCGTTCAAACGTGCACCAGGGCCATGTGGCCCGCAAACGATTCGGGCAGAACTTCCTGGTCGACGACACCATCATCCACGGCATCGTCAATGCCATCAGCCCGCAGGGCGACGACGTGCTGGTCGAGATCGGCCCCGGCCTGGGTGCGCTGACCACCCCGCTGCTCGAACGGATCCCGCAGATGCAGGTGGTGGAACTCGACCGCGACCTGGTCGAGCGCCTGCGCCGCCGCTACGGCGAGCGCCTGCAGGTCCACGCCGGCGATGCGCTGGACTTCGACTTCGGCAAGCTGGAGGTGCCCGGGCGGCCGCTGCGCATCGTCGGCAACCTGCCGTACAACATTTCCAGCCCGCTCCTGTTCCACCTGATGGAGTTCGCCGATCAGGTGCGCGACCAGCACTTCATGCTGCAGAAGGAAGTGGTGGAGCGCATGGTGGCCGAGCCCGGCAGCAAGGCCTTCGGGCGGCTGTCGATCATGCTGCAGGTCCGCTACTACATGGAGCATGTGCTCGACGTGCCGCCGGGCAGCTTCAACCCGCCGCCCAAGGTCGATTCCGCCGTGGTGCGCATGATCCCTTGGCCGCGCCACCCCGATGGCCGGCTGCGCTCGCCGCATGCCGATTGCGACATTACCGTGCTGGGCGACGTGGTTACCGCGGCGTTCTCGCAGCGGCGCAAGGTGCTGCGCAATACGCTGTCGTTCCTGCGCGACCAGGTCGACTTCGACGCGATGGGCTTCGACCTGGGCCGCCGTGCCGAGGAAGTGCCCGTCGGCGAGTATGTCGAACTGGCCCGGCGCCTTGGTGGTGCAGCGCCAGGACAGGCCGGACAGGCCGCCTGACGCATCCGAATTCCGAATTTCCCGCGACTCTTTCGTGCAAGACCGTCCCATGACAGCCCAGACCCAAACCAACCGGCGTCCCGTGATCCTGACCGGCGACCGTCCCACCGGCCCGCTGCACCTCGGCCACTATGTCGGCTCGCTGAAGAGCCGCTTGGCGCTGCAGGACTCGCATGAGCAGTACCTGCTGCTGGCCGACACCCAGGCCATGACCGACAACGCGCACGATCCCGACAAGGTGCGCCGCAACGTGCTGGAAGTGGCGCTGGACTACCTGGCCGTCGGCATCGACCCGGCCAAGACCACCATCACCGTGCAGTCGCACCTGCCCGCGCTGGCCGAGCTGACGCTGATGTACCTGAACTTCGTCACGGTGGCGCGGCTCGAGCGCAACCCGACCATCAAGGAAGAGATCCAGGCGCGTGGTTTCGGGCGCGATATCCCGGCCGGCTTCCTGTGCTACCCGGCCTCGCAGGCCGCGGACATCACCGCCTTCAAGGCCCACGTGGTGCCGGTGGGCGAAGACCAGGCGCCGCTGATCGAGCAGACCAACGAGATCGTGCGCCGCATCAACCACCAGGTCGGCCGCGACGTGCTGCCCGAGTGCAAGGCCCTGATCCCCGAGTTCGGCCGCCTGCCCGGCGTGGACGGCAAGGCCAAGATGAGCAAGTCGATGGGCAACGCGATCGCGTTGGGCGCCTCGCCCGAGCAGATCAAGGCCGCGGTGCACAGCATGTACACCGACCCCAACCACCTGCGCGTGTCGGATCCGGGCCAGGTCGAGGGCAACGTGGTCTTCACCTACCTGGATGCGTTCGATCCCAATACCGAGGAAGTCAAGGGGCTGAAGGAGCACTACCAGCGCGGCGGCCTGGGCGACATGGTGCTCAAGCGCCGCATCGAGGGCATCCTGCAGGACATGCTGGCCCCGATCCGCGCGCGTCGCGAAGAGCTGGCCAAGGATCCGGACTATATATTTGACATCCTGCGCACGGGCACCGAAAAGGCGCGTGCGCTGACCCAGCAGACGCTGGACGAGGTGCGCGACGCGCTGGGGATGTTCTCGTTCGAGGCGCGCCGCTGAGGCGCGAGCAGGGCGGCGGCCCACGGCCGCCGCGGTGATAGCAGTACCCGCGGCCGCTCAGGCGCGGCGGTTGACCAGCACGATCCCCGCTAGCACCAGCAAGGCCGCCACCGCAAAGCGCGGCCCCACCGCGTCGTGCATCAGCACCACGCCGAAGGCCACGCCAAACAGCGGCGTCAGGAAGGAAAACACCGACAGCCGCGACGCCAGGTAGCGCCGCAGCAGCCAGAACCAGGTCAGGTAGCTGGCAAAGGCGATCAGCACCGACTGGTAGAACAGGCTCGCCAGCACCACGCCATCGATCTGCACGGTCGCGGTCTGGCCCGCGGCCACCGCCATCGCCAGCAGCATCACCGCCGATACCGCCAGCTGGTACAGCAGCGTCTTGCTGGCCGGTGCGCTCGCCAGCGGGCTGGCGCGCACCACCACGGTGGTCGCCGCCCACAGCGCTCCCGCCAGGATGCCCAGCGCATCGCCCAGCAGCGTACCGCCATGCGCGGACGGCGTGGCGATGCCATCGGCAAACGCGAGCGCCATCCCCACGAAAGCCAGCGCCACGCCCAGCCATTGCCCGGTGTGCAGCCGCTCGCCGGGCACCACGAAATGCAGCCCCAGCGCGGTGAAGATCGGTGCGGTGTACAGGAACACCGCCATGCGCGAGGCCGTGGTATGCCCCAGCCCGACGAAGATGCAGAAAAACTCGGCGCCGAACAGCAGCCCGGCCAGCAGCCCGGCGTTGAACGTGCCGTCGCGCCGCCAGATCGGCGTGCCGCGCCAGGCGGCAAAGCCGAACACCAGCAGCGCCGCCACCGCCGAGCGCACGCCGGCCTGCAGCACCGCGCCCATTAGCGGCGCGGTCACCTTGATCACCACCTGTTGCAGGCCCCAGGCGGCGCACAGCACCACCATCAGGCCCACCGCCATGCCGTCAAGCGGCCGGCGGGTCAGGGTTTGGGCGTCCACGGCCGGGACGCTCAGGGACGGCTGGCGTCGCGGGTGGAGTGGCGCTCGATCAGCTCGATCTTGTAGCCGTCCGGGTCTTCGACGAAGGCGATCACGGTGGTGCCGCCCTTGACCGGACCGGCTTCGC includes the following:
- a CDS encoding mannose-1-phosphate guanylyltransferase, which encodes MIKTMIFAAGRGDRMRPLTDSRPKPLLAVGGKPLIVWKIEALARAGLRDIVINHAWLGEQIEAALGDGSRFGVRIAYSPEGEALETAGGIAKALPLLSHAPERGEIFLAVSGDIFCDYAFRALLPRAAALAGAAEPRMHLVMVPNPPFHPRGDFAMDAQGRLSLDEHPANGERLTFGNIGLYDTRFFTAIAPGTRVAMTPTYHAAIAAGTASAERFDGRWENVGTPGQLAELDASLVPARAAAQGR
- a CDS encoding aminoglycoside phosphotransferase (K07102: K07102); this translates as MAALPHDPRLDQLKAWVSGLGPAWSADPDSCAPASADASFRRYFRVSTGHPAHPTAIVMDAPPAHEDCRPFIHVCKLFGDAGVSVPTVLAQDLEQGFLLLADLGSQTYLSRLDDSTAHGMYADAAAALVRIQAATRPGELPAYDRALLQRELDLFPQWYVARHLGATLSDGQQADLREVMDTLLANNLAQPQVYVHRDYHSRNLMVLDGGANPGVLDFQDAVIGPITYDAVSLWRDAYIEWDEEQQLDWLIRYWERARKAGLPVNADFGEFYRDFEWMGLQRHLKVLGIFARLYHRDGKDGYLANLPLVLKYTRQVAGRYTELRKLIRLLDALEGVASPAGYTF
- a CDS encoding branched-chain amino acid transporter; this encodes MNSMTLLWVFLAAGLATFLIRLSFIAVEGRVRLPSWFRTALQFVPAAMLSALIAPDLLMQHGELALSPTNARLVAGVVAILIAARTRSVGWTIAGGMATLLALEALF
- a CDS encoding proline aminopeptidase P II (exopeptidase able to cleave the peptide bond of the last amino acid if linked to a proline residue; substrate can be as short as a dipeptide~K01262: pepP; Xaa-Pro aminopeptidase [EC:3.4.11.9]) — its product is MSAPDNALLAACRDRRARVLQHLRAGGGGVAILPTAPEAMRNRDSDYPYRHDSYFYYLTGFTEPEAVLVLVAGAPGDPADADRSILFCRPKHEEREIWDGFRFGPEGARAAFGFDEAHSVEEIDATLPSLLANRAQLAYPLADSTRTDVQMRRWMDAVRMQGRAGVAAPAVALDIRKLLDEMRLFKDAGELAIMRRAGEISAGAHVRAMQATRAGLREYHLEAELLYEFRRHGAQSVAYNSIVAAGPNACVLHYRAGPAELKDGDLCLIDAGCELDGYASDITRTFPVSGRYSPAQRELYDLVVAAQEAAIAETRAGVPYNKPHDAAVRVLAQGMLDTGLLDRNKEGTLDDVLASGSYRRFYMHRTGHWLGMDVHDVGEYRVASHTGEGERPWRPLQPGMVLTIEPGIYVRPAEDVPERYWHIGIRIEDDAIVTDGDCELITRGVPVRADEIEALMRDQQPASGDPR
- a CDS encoding LPS-assembly protein LptD (K04744: lptD, imp, ostA; LPS-assembly protein), translated to MTEQRRTPNNRALPSPAIGAAPRARRAAGLHAGALRPLVLAMAGLSAGAQAQMSSSAIPDLDQAEPVFEAAPAVPQLPAVSGEIVPRLAEPPTKSEPDSNAPVFIEGDRMTGYSERGVELEGHAELRRDGGVIKGDKLSYDQDTDEAFAQGNVRMSRSGTLAVGPEARVKVEANEGYMLSPDYYFQQTGGTGKAERIDFLDKDRSTIKRASYTTCSPDNADWYFSANQIDLDSDRQVGVAYGGVLNFFGVPVAAAPVFSFPLNDDRRSGFLPPLMGYGSRSGFDLTTPYYVNIAPNRDLTIYPRLMTERGLQLGGEYRYLGQGYSGRVRAEFLPDDQKTNSNRWAYSIQHNQNLAKGLNAYLNINRVSDDQYPDDFNRSVAQSAQRQYLQEGGVTYNWQDFFLMARVQKFQTLRPSEPSYERVPQLNGKYLRYDLGGFDVQVEADYTRFRIPLTSTGFQQPQGERMYIQPSISYPIVRAGWYVTPKVTFNATQYQMESATNTPTAQDNFSRVLPTVSLDSGMTFERDAPSISRMFGVNYVQTLEPRLFYVYTPFRDQSQFPLFDTVQSDFGYGQIFSENPFTGYDRIADNNKLTGGLTTRLIEADTGIERFRGTIAQRYDFTGQRVQINGTVADPKPGASDLLAATTIQMFRGYYLDMGVQYNLDTDRINYGNVAFAYRPEPRKVINAGYRYRRPTTVTDNTAIDQFEVSGQWPITRRAYGIARFAFDLAASQMVDTLAGIEYAADCWVGRVVYQRFRNTTQGYTGRVFLQVEFRGLSKIGSNPLNILRLNVPGYEPVTAKPVPTTQFDHYE
- a CDS encoding branched-chain amino acid ABC transporter permease translates to MPEANRPNPDGAPAITAAGEWLAGARALAPMLLGVVPFGLIYGVLAVGAGMPAWLACAMSAIVFGGASQMILTQLWTAGTPAVVITLTVAMVNLRHALYSATIAPTLAHLPRRWKALIAYLLTDEAFAAMTHRLGDTGPRAQYRHWYYFGGGFALWASWQLSTLAGVLVGAQVPRDWPLDFFLPLTFIGIIVPGLKHRSHVAAALAATVLAVACYSLPHKLGLMVAALGGIAVGMLVLGRGNRPGPRAASHAGSAGKEAA